The window gggctCGCAGGGCCCCTCCGCAGGCAcggagcagcagccgcgctcgccgggTCGCGCcccttccgcggcggccttcacGCACGAAGGAGACAGTCGGGGGGCGCAGCCCCCGTCGAGGGGCCCAgggtctccgtcgcctgcagccgcgtctcgattttcggcggcgcctctaTCTTCCGCAGCGGTAGCCGTGGCTCAGGGAGATGACGCGGCGTCATGCGTCGGGGGGCGCGAAGAGagtcgcggcagcgccgcgggagccgcgcAGGGTCCTCCGTTAGAGGGTGGCAACGGGCAagacgcagcggaaggcgcgggagtctcccctccgctgcctctgtgCGCTCGAATCTCTCCTCCCGCGTTAGGACGAGGAGAGGtggagcctcgcgccgcatgGAGTACGGATTTCGATGCGTTTATCGAATtcggcgagggagacagtctgccagcggaggcagacgcggctcatctcgctgcgcctcctctggtGCATTCCCACGCACCTGGAGagcccgctgtctcctcggtAGCTCTAGCCCTGCCCGCTTCTTGTTCTCTGGCGGCGGggctctcctctgcctcccaGGGCGCGTATACTTCTGTTGggccgccgctcttctcgtcttcgcctgcgtctcttccttattccggcgccgcggacccTGCTCCAgcttcgtcgctctctgccgtGGATATCCAtccttccgcttcctcccctGCGGCGACGTCGTCTCTCGCAGGGTTTCCCTCGCCCCTGCCTTCCTCTTGCTcgccagcgtctccgcggcgaacTTCTCCGTCGGGACAGTTTGCGGCCTTCGGGCGGGACGAAGCAGGTGCGGCTCTCTGGCGCGGAGAGTCGGCGGCGAAAACGCCttgcgaagaggcagcgagaaggcAAGAAGGCGGCGTCGTAGTAGATCTGGCGGTTCAGCTGGAGGCAGCTGAGGAGGagcgggcagcagcgagccgagGCGAGGGGCTCCCAGGAGAGCGTGGAGTCGAAGGAGCGAGTCATggtgaggaggaagcagaccaGAGAGTTGAAgaaggagggaggggagaggaagacacCCGCAGTGCGGGGTTAGAGGGCTCAGCCGGCTGGGACGTCGAGTTCGActtcgaggacgcggagaatTCCGACCTCTGTGAGAAGAACGAAcagggcggagggggagacgaagacgcgagaAACGAAGGCGAACCAGTGCCTTTCTCTCCTGTTGGAAGCGAAACTGagaaagaggcggaggcgccgttGCCTGGCGGtgcagaggcggctgcgagcgTCTGTCTGGGCGACGTGCCTCCGGCGACGATCGAGGCGCGACAGCAGGACGCGACaagggaggaggaagggaggaggcgcggagaagaagaccgaCAGCcgggcgcagaagaagggcaGCTCGCTGGaggggctgcggccgcgcctggcTTCAGACAAGGACCTCTCGAAATTTCGTCTGCGTGGATCGTCGCCGTAGACctcgaggaagcgcgcgcggaggagctcgcggccggcgcaggcgatcAGGCTTGGGACAgacgagacgcaggcgtcgctcAAGAACGCGCCGCTCCGTCTCCGTCACcgcggagggacgcggcgcccctTCCTTGGGGCAACGACTTCGATCTCGAGGGTCGCGAAGGGAGACCAAGCCTCGAAGAGAGTCGCGAACCttgcagagaagaagggagaggacTTGACGGGGGAAAcctcggcgcgtctgcctcttctaAAGCCGCGGAAGAGGTTGCGGGCGCGTGGGACGTCGACTTTGATCTCGAAGACATCCAGGCGAGCGAACGCGCCGACGAACGAGACACGGCTCCAGAgggacacgcgcgcggcgcggacgtcgcttcctcggcggccgAGCTCAgggggctgcgaggcgaagcggtcGAGGAGAACGAGAAGGGTGAGCAGGCGGCACCGCAACCGCAGGTTGGACTTTCCTCCtctggcgacgcggacggTGCTGCGACGTGGAACGATGACTTCGACATcgagagcgacagcgcggGGTTCGAGCAAGAAGCCTCCCGAGGGCCGGAAGACGCcaagaaggagacaggggctcagaaggccgcagccgacgagCCGAGCcaggccgctggcggcgccgggacGTGGAGCGACGACTTTGACATCGAAGAAAACGGACGCGCGGaagccctcgcggcgccagagggcgAAGATCTCCACGCCTTCGCAGTCGCGCCTTCGTGGGGCGTTGAGTTCGACCTAGAGCCGCCGCACGAAGAATGCGGGgggcgccgaagcgccggcgccgaagcgcAGCCAGAAGACCTGGGgggggacgcgcgagagtccgcagagagagaagaattGTATcctgcgccagctgcgcagcgcggagacCTCCACCTTTCTGCCTGGGGGGACGAATTCGAGCTGGACTCCCCCcgacgcgaagaggagagcgacgagctgcagcacgcggcgccaggccgagagcgaggcgcggcgacgagcgatCACTCTGCGGAcgaaaagagaggagaaaacgtGGATGAGCAGGCTGCATGCGATTCTACAAAAGGCGAGAGGTACGCCAACGATGGCTGCAGCGACctcgagggaggcgagggaggaggcgcgcgggacgaggccgcggaggcgcaggccgaatcggcggcgcctcgcacctcgattctcttcgcttctgcctcctcgcctaCGAGCCGCACAGGGTGGGGTAAGCAGAGCGGAGAGCCGGAGGGGGACGGAgtggaagaaagagaggaagagtTGCAAGTTTCGGGTCTCGAAGGAGAGCGGCACGAGCCGCAGCGTCCCTTTGCCCAGCCGGACGAGTCGAGTCCCcgggaggaagaggaaggcgaggcagaagaagaaaacgcgcagaaggaagaagaaagaaaagacaaagaacgaagaaaagaagaagaacgagaagaggaacgacaggaagagagcgagggagcGTGGCGtcccgccagcggcgaggatggcggcgcccagcgcgaCGCCTGTGCGTTTTTAGGCGAAAAGACCAAACCTCAGCGACGCGTCGTGCCTGACAACCTTTTCGATGAAAATGTTTCCCCGAGTGTTCCGTGGAACGCCGGGCAAGGTGCGTCTACGCGGATCTCTCAGCCGCCGGGCTCTACGaacgcagctgcgtctccttctccacAGAACGCTTCCCTCGCTGCAACAGAGAGCGTCGCATCGTCCTCCGCATCTGCTACCCTTTcgttcttctctgcttcctcctcgttggCTGAtcctccgctctcgctgccgtcgtcctACGAGGCAAACGACGGCCGGCGTCTCAGATCATCCGGCAGCGtgcagaaagaaagagagagagacgtgTCTCGGTTGTTTGCTGCGGACGACTCGCTCGTTGCCTTCGGTGGAGGGAGCGCTCTATCTCCCCTCGGTGAGACAGCCTCTCCGGTTTCTCATGGAttttctgcggctgcagcgcctgtgcagctgctgcctgcgcgctcgcctgaGGAAGTTCAGGacgtctctctttctcccgcgtctcgcggcctGGCGATCACGGCGCACTTTCTGCCTGCGGGCACCATCCCGCTCGGTGAACTGCAAatgcgcgaggaaggccgtGAAAAACAGCgccaggaagaagaggagaaagagataCAGAagcaagacgaagaaaatGAGGAaagagagcggcagcggcgcgaggaagaggagagagagagaaggaggcgggaggaggaagagagggaACGAGAACgacaggaggaagaagagatggagagaaggaggcgggaggagggagagagggaacgAGAACgacaggaggaagaagagatggagagaaggaggcgggaggaggaagagattGAACGAGAACgacaggaggaagaagagatggagagaaggaggcgggaggagggagagagggaacgAGAACgacaggaggaagaagagatggagagaaggaggcgggaggaggaagagagggaACGAGAACgacaggaggaagaagagatggagagaaggaggcgggaggaggaagagattGAACGAGAACgacaggaggaagaagagatggagagaaggaggcgggaggaggaagagagagagcggcagagACAACTTGATGAAGACCGAGAGCAGCGCGAAAGTTCTTTTCTTGAGAGAGAAGAATCCCTGAAGGCGGAGATCCTTGTTCTtcagcggcggcaggaggaGTTCCGTGAGGCGTGGGCGAgggagcgcgaagaaagcgagaggcGTGTGGCTGCCGACTGCGAGCGGAAGATCCACGCGTTGAGAGAGCAAAACGCGCGATCTTTGAGGCAGGAGCTGTCTGTTCAGAGAGAGCAGTTTGACACGGAGAAAGCGGGACTCCAAGCccagctcgcgcagctcacGGCGGAGGTTTCGAGTCTCCGAAATCGCCTTctcgcagcagagagggaacgcgacgaggcgagtaGGCTCCTCAGCTCGCTGAAcagcgagagggagacgcgggaagaagaagagcgcgcgcgtgagcggcgcgcgtccgAACGGAGAGAAGAACTTCGCAGGAGCCGTGACGAACTCTTCGcagtcctcgcgcgcgatcGAGAAGCGATGCAAAGcgccctcgcgtccgcgctcgccAACCTGGAGGCCGACACAGCGAGCTGGCGGGCGGTCTGGGAAGCGCAGATGAAGGAACAGTGGAGActcgagagacgaagagatgAAGAAGCGATCCTCAACAAAGAGCGCACACTCACTGAGCTGCGAGAAGAACTTGAGAGGCTCAAAAGGGCCAGCGGTGACCAGGTGGCTCTGTGCGTCAGAGAGAAAGCAGGTACgccgaggcgagagaagcatTTTCTTCGCGAGCTAACGCCCAAATTGCGGCGGCACTGAGGCATAAGGTGGCATGATGCGTTCACCGCGCGATCTCGTTATCCACGTTTATCCATAGATATGCCTCCCTGCGTATGTGTACCTGTTTGTGACTGTGTGGAGTGTTCATGGGATCGCCCAGTCGCTTCATGGGGCTGCCTTGCGGATGAGAGttctgcgcgtgtgtgtcgaGTTGGCTTTCcagcggagctgcagagcgagcggGAGGAGCGCATGCGCCTAGCCAGGCAGCTGAAGGAAATTCTGCGCGTCCACGCGCGACTCAAAGGTGAGAAGGCTGTTACGAAAAGATCTCGATTTTCGCATCGAAGCGCGCCTTCACaccctccgcgcggcgccgccaggcggccGCCAGTTTCCTTcagtctcttctctcgccaAGTGACGAGTATCTCACTCAATCAGTATCTTCGGTTTCAGGCAGGGGCGGGAATTGGTTTGTCTGATGCGCGTCTGCACTTCCGTGAACTGTTTTCTCCTCGCACGTGACTCTCCATTTAGGTGGAAGGCGCCCTCTTCACGCAAGGGCCTTCCCCGCCCCGCCTGGCTGGTCGGCTTTGCATGTACTGATATCTCCGACAGAAGTCTGAGCATTTAAGTATTTCAGCGTATGCGTGTGCTGCATTTAGTTGTACGTATAACtgcatatgtgtgtgtgATATGTGTGTCTGGTGACTCAGCAGGCgggggagaagacgaagagccgccgcgcacccCGGAGGCGATCGAGGCGAGTttcttcgcggcggagctccaGCGGTGCAGGTACGTCGGGCGGGAAAAGGCCCGCAAAAAAGGAGGCGCTGTAAAAAAGCTGAAAAAAATTGTacgccggaggcggcaaATGGCGGTAACGCGGAGAGCTCTTCGcaaagaggacgaggaggtgCTTGGGCAGGGCGTACGTGAAGAAAGGAATGTCAAAATGGGAAGAGAAGGGGACACATAAATCGGCGTGGCTGTCTTTTGTCTACAGAGACATGGCGGAACTTTGGaccgaggagaaagaagagctTCTTCGGCGTCAGCAAGAACGGGAACGGCAGTTCGCGGTACGTTCTCgatctctcctctctcttcgtgaTTCCTCTCTGAGATGCGCTCTGCGGTCTACCTCACGGTGGCGGCTCGTAGATGTCGTCTTCGATCTCGAGTCCTATGTCTCAGCGTCGGTCCTTCGCGACTCTGCTTTTCCGCTCCCCAGTGGCCCTGTGAGGACCCGTTTGTCCCTCTACCGCACTTGCGTTCGCGAGCATTCCTACGGCTCGCGTTGCGAGCGAACTGTAGTCGCGTTTTCTTGCGTCAGCGAGGTGCTTCTTGATGGAAGGCGGtaggcagacgccgctggcgagcgcgccaCAGAACGTTCGTCGAGTGTCTCTGTTCTTCCCAGGAGGAGGTTAAGTGTCTGCAGGCTGCGGGAGCTCAGGACCGCGCGGACTGCGAGAGGCTCCTCGCCGTCAACGGCGACTTGGCACGGTAggtgcttcgtcttctcctcttctcgctctctttcttgtgtttttttctttctctcttctccctctgtcATCTCCGCTCCGGTGGGCGTCGTTTCCTCAGGGAGCTATGGGACACGTTTTTgaagcggcctctgcgtttgCGCGGTCTCTTCACTCGCAGGTCTCTGTTGCGTTGTGTCCCGCCTGCATTTCTTTTTTTCTATTTCCGCCGTCGCTTACTGATGTTCTTGCGTGTTTTGTCTTCTTCAGTACCGTCAATTTTCTGTTTATCATGTGTCTGTGCCCGCTGGGAggcggcgtgtctcctccctctctcttcagCGGTTTGGCCGCTTTGTGGGACTGCGACTCGTTGCTtgtctcctccgtcgcgggatgtgtctctttttcttactcgctctgcgtgtctgtctccgcgtcccTTCGCAGAGAGCTGCAGGAGCTTCGCCACGACGTTGCGCGACTCGAAAGGGCGGACGCCGAGgtggaggcccgcgagggccTGAAGCGGGAAGAGGAGAACGCgcagcttcggcggcggGTTGTCGAGTTGGAGTGTGAATTGCGACAGAGAGATAGCGAAAACACCCACTTGCGCATGCAGTTTCGGCTTCTCcaagacgcggaagagactcccgcgccgttcgccttctccgaCCGTGTGCCGCttgcggcctctccgcgggcCGGTTCCTCGTTGCCGCAACGTCCGTACTGCAGCGAATCTCGCGCAAGTGCTGCGGAATTTTTCTCACATTCCTCTGCTCGAGTTGACTCTCTTCCGGCGCATTCCGCCCCCTCCAGAGCCTGGTCGGGAGGCCGTTGTCCGCGAGAAACTCCGTTGGAAGCTGCGCGGATGCGCGAGCAGGggcacgcgcc is drawn from Besnoitia besnoiti strain Bb-Ger1 chromosome VI, whole genome shotgun sequence and contains these coding sequences:
- a CDS encoding hypothetical protein (encoded by transcript BESB_067740), giving the protein MWLTRVVANVLRDDTATPTNNTEASYSSEALSPSSREFSSLPQKPSAAFPCPLLPPSSAASRPPPSSLGAYVPATPLDASHFASSACPSFSAGAPPPALGSAAPYCLTGLPPAETVSFPAAADSSPSAAWGGDLCDDEALLRELQAERLHPSPVASPPAVSASAPSSAASFPASSLGPAPLHLPGLEGRPHTDVSPRSVPQPRDAPWGSGPAGAFAGLAGGASGVSCFSHAGGSPRFKSETEEREWSVIHEGSAPAGVMEGPRADSSAQVSPSHPFGYRAASASVVASSDSVSSRPGLWGVPSVADAGAARNPPAREEKEDLGKDAWAFDDDFDIESPPSGLAVQGPARPQSPSAANSLAASRSSSDEAAALSSPPARPLDAAFAFSGPSPPPALLPSAKAASAAAGWAWEEDVLEVGEQSPEEGEEADEAKARELETAAARGGSQGPSAGTEQQPRSPGRAPSAAAFTHEGDSRGAQPPSRGPGSPSPAAASRFSAAPLSSAAVAVAQGDDAASCVGGREESRGSAAGAAQGPPLEGGNGQDAAEGAGVSPPLPLCARISPPALGRGEVEPRAAWSTDFDAFIEFGEGDSLPAEADAAHLAAPPLVHSHAPGEPAVSSVALALPASCSLAAGLSSASQGAYTSVGPPLFSSSPASLPYSGAADPAPASSLSAVDIHPSASSPAATSSLAGFPSPLPSSCSPASPRRTSPSGQFAAFGRDEAGAALWRGESAAKTPCEEAARRQEGGVVVDLAVQLEAAEEERAAASRGEGLPGERGVEGASHGEEEADQRVEEGGRGEEDTRSAGLEGSAGWDVEFDFEDAENSDLCEKNEQGGGGDEDARNEGEPVPFSPVGSETEKEAEAPLPGGAEAAASVCLGDVPPATIEARQQDATREEEGRRRGEEDRQPGAEEGQLAGGAAAAPGFRQGPLEISSAWIVAVDLEEARAEELAAGAGDQAWDRRDAGVAQERAAPSPSPRRDAAPLPWGNDFDLEGREGRPSLEESREPCREEGRGLDGGNLGASASSKAAEEVAGAWDVDFDLEDIQASERADERDTAPEGHARGADVASSAAELRGLRGEAVEENEKGEQAAPQPQVGLSSSGDADGAATWNDDFDIESDSAGFEQEASRGPEDAKKETGAQKAAADEPSQAAGGAGTWSDDFDIEENGRAEALAAPEGEDLHAFAVAPSWGVEFDLEPPHEECGGRRSAGAEAQPEDLGGDARESAEREELYPAPAAQRGDLHLSAWGDEFELDSPRREEESDELQHAAPGRERGAATSDHSADEKRGENVDEQAACDSTKGERYANDGCSDLEGGEGGGARDEAAEAQAESAAPRTSILFASASSPTSRTGWGKQSGEPEGDGVEEREEELQVSGLEGERHEPQRPFAQPDESSPREEEEGEAEEENAQKEEERKDKERRKEEEREEERQEESEGAWRPASGEDGGAQRDACAFLGEKTKPQRRVVPDNLFDENVSPSVPWNAGQGASTRISQPPGSTNAAASPSPQNASLAATESVASSSASATLSFFSASSSLADPPLSLPSSYEANDGRRLRSSGSVQKERERDVSRLFAADDSLVAFGGGSALSPLGETASPVSHGFSAAAAPVQLLPARSPEEVQDVSLSPASRGLAITAHFLPAGTIPLGELQMREEGREKQRQEEEEKEIQKQDEENEERERQRREEEERERRRREEEERERERQEEEEMERRRREEGERERERQEEEEMERRRREEEEIERERQEEEEMERRRREEGERERERQEEEEMERRRREEEERERERQEEEEMERRRREEEEIERERQEEEEMERRRREEEERERQRQLDEDREQRESSFLEREESLKAEILVLQRRQEEFREAWAREREESERRVAADCERKIHALREQNARSLRQELSVQREQFDTEKAGLQAQLAQLTAEVSSLRNRLLAAERERDEASRLLSSLNSERETREEEERARERRASERREELRRSRDELFAVLARDREAMQSALASALANLEADTASWRAVWEAQMKEQWRLERRRDEEAILNKERTLTELREELERLKRASGDQVALCVREKAAELQSEREERMRLARQLKEILRVHARLKAGGGEDEEPPRTPEAIEASFFAAELQRCRDMAELWTEEKEELLRRQQERERQFAEEVKCLQAAGAQDRADCERLLAVNGDLARELQELRHDVARLERADAEVEAREGLKREEENAQLRRRVVELECELRQRDSENTHLRMQFRLLQDAEETPAPFAFSDRVPLAASPRAGSSLPQRPYCSESRASAAEFFSHSSARVDSLPAHSAPSRAWSGGRCPRETPLEAARMREQGHAPPAGPLSPPVPAPQGTSPNREETLVGFGGSRAQGELGAERRAFAVPSLQDRVTQEPVGLRHHTSEAESLRPALSAVSVASAAATVATSLARSAFTSAFFGGGGGTRSGSGGLAELQAHLRAQREREEKARMGRASSERARLERAQALQATEGQAPQRQSQKTAWEDDDEDWFAEGSDEDARPSVEAQVTDPFSSTTGSLEPTHASLPPLAAQSPPVAPFDVSARRGAGSPRPAAALRPRGTFCGAADGPQGEASPATQAWDAWRVADDDFDFSDDEKATQEKAALVEPTLAVSSPRPPSSGINSSAVPQRPPESPFGVSSVNSGGAAAPVLDRQRGSGAGAGSSALPGELSARLGAAGACSTANSFKGRLLEPHRPALSSGAQPVMSEPEGNLAFSRSTVSEGSSPPAAAPARPVHASDAVIHASASESALSGSAGVFSASPADLWGGSARPPAGNALANPPRSEGEPSGHASQAVASGPRVSPQGVASQVPSLQVAAPPASAGLHGAGRSAAGPAGASHPQRRLVIGSQGGLRGGASPERDETPAQEIDLEDFLNS